The following are from one region of the Flavobacteriaceae bacterium UJ101 genome:
- a CDS encoding uncharacterized protein (Belongs to the MtfA family.), which yields MVPFLIVGISVIAIIVFILKKETNHFKSKPFPKEWRAILLEKVFFYTILNVDQKKMFEIEIQRFFHYIEIIGLKVEVTEEDRLLVASSAIIPVFGSLNTYYVELSQVFLTDKAVRDLGSSFTLGEVRLGTKTTLFLSKRALHQGFKNLNDRSHVGIHEFAHILDLADGSIDGIPSLFMDEELIEEWEKRMHSEIERIQKGKSTIRDYGATNTKEFFAVVTEYFFENPNELKKNHPKIYKILQTAFNQDLENHYLKRIKRAFSSRKKIRRNDLCPCGSGEKFKNCCKKNSKI from the coding sequence ATGGTACCTTTTCTTATTGTTGGAATTAGTGTAATAGCTATTATTGTATTTATTCTAAAAAAGGAAACTAACCATTTTAAATCAAAACCTTTTCCAAAAGAATGGCGTGCTATTCTTTTGGAAAAGGTTTTCTTTTATACAATATTAAATGTAGATCAAAAAAAAATGTTTGAAATAGAGATTCAACGTTTTTTTCACTACATAGAAATTATAGGTTTAAAAGTAGAAGTAACAGAGGAAGATCGTCTTTTAGTTGCATCAAGTGCAATTATTCCTGTGTTTGGATCATTAAATACGTATTATGTTGAATTATCTCAAGTTTTTCTTACCGATAAAGCAGTACGTGATTTAGGTTCAAGTTTTACATTAGGAGAAGTACGGTTAGGAACAAAAACGACTTTATTTCTTTCCAAAAGAGCTTTACATCAAGGTTTTAAAAATCTTAATGATCGAAGTCATGTAGGAATACATGAATTTGCTCATATACTTGATTTAGCAGATGGATCGATTGATGGGATTCCTTCACTTTTCATGGATGAAGAACTCATAGAAGAGTGGGAGAAACGAATGCATTCTGAAATAGAGAGGATACAAAAAGGAAAATCAACTATTCGTGATTATGGTGCTACCAATACAAAAGAGTTTTTTGCTGTTGTGACTGAATATTTCTTTGAAAATCCAAATGAATTAAAAAAGAATCATCCCAAAATATATAAAATATTACAAACAGCTTTTAACCAAGACCTAGAAAATCATTACCTTAAACGAATAAAACGTGCATTTTCTTCTAGGAAGAAAATAAGAAGAAACGATTTATGTCCGTGTGGAAGTGGTGAGAAATTTAAAAATTGTTGTAAGAAAAATTCAAAAATATAA
- the ruvX gene encoding putative pre-16S rRNA nuclease (Could be a nuclease involved in processing of the 5'-end of pre-16S rRNA; Belongs to the YqgF nuclease family.; KEGG: nso:NIASO_08580 putative holliday junction resolvase; Acting on ester bonds): protein MGIDFGMKRTGIAVTDELQIIASGLTTVETQDIFSFLDKYFKEEEVETVVVGLPKRMNNDDSLVEEHIQQFINRFKNSFPLIHLERQDERFTSKLAVKTMIDSGLNKKKRQNKALIDEISATIILQSYMERRRFI, encoded by the coding sequence ATGGGAATAGATTTTGGAATGAAACGAACAGGAATTGCTGTTACGGATGAGTTACAAATCATTGCCTCAGGTTTAACTACAGTTGAAACACAAGATATATTTTCATTTTTAGATAAATATTTTAAAGAAGAAGAGGTGGAAACTGTAGTTGTTGGATTACCTAAACGGATGAATAATGATGATTCATTAGTTGAAGAGCATATTCAACAGTTTATAAACCGCTTTAAAAATTCTTTTCCACTGATACACTTAGAAAGACAAGATGAACGTTTTACATCTAAGTTGGCTGTTAAGACAATGATTGATAGTGGTTTAAATAAGAAGAAACGTCAAAATAAAGCATTGATTGATGAAATAAGTGCAACTATTATTTTACAATCCTATATGGAAAGAAGACGATTTATATAA
- the PDF|def gene encoding peptide deformylase (Removes the formyl group from the N-terminal Met of newly synthesized proteins. Requires at least a dipeptide for an efficient rate of reaction. N-terminal L-methionine is a prerequisite for activity but the enzyme has broad specificity at other positions; Belongs to the polypeptide deformylase family.; KEGG: cpi:Cpin_1904 peptide deformylase) translates to MILPIIAYGDPVLKVKCKDITQDYAGLEQLLSDMLETMHDSQGVGLAAPQIGKAIRIFLVDTTPFGDDEEFGNEEVANFSKVFINAKMISETGEEWKFNEGCLSIPGVREDIKRHADIEIEYYDENFELKREKYNGIIARVIQHEYDHIEGKLFTDYLSTFKKKLINKKLTNISKGKVKVDYRMKFPLVKGKQ, encoded by the coding sequence ATGATTTTACCGATAATCGCATACGGAGATCCTGTTTTGAAGGTAAAGTGTAAAGACATTACCCAAGATTATGCAGGTTTAGAGCAATTGTTAAGTGATATGCTGGAAACCATGCATGATTCGCAAGGTGTAGGTTTGGCAGCACCCCAAATAGGAAAAGCTATTCGAATTTTTTTAGTAGATACAACACCTTTTGGTGATGATGAAGAGTTTGGAAATGAAGAAGTGGCTAATTTTTCAAAAGTATTTATTAATGCTAAAATGATTTCTGAAACAGGTGAAGAATGGAAGTTTAATGAAGGTTGTTTAAGTATACCAGGTGTACGAGAAGATATTAAACGTCATGCGGATATTGAAATTGAGTATTATGATGAAAATTTTGAATTGAAACGTGAAAAATATAATGGAATTATAGCACGAGTTATTCAACATGAATATGATCATATAGAAGGGAAATTATTCACAGACTATTTATCAACATTTAAAAAGAAATTAATCAATAAAAAATTAACCAACATTTCTAAGGGAAAAGTAAAAGTAGATTATCGAATGAAATTCCCTTTGGTAAAAGGAAAACAATAA